CATCTCCGCCTGAGTCATTCCGAGGAGGCTCTTGCACCCTGGAGGCAGGCGCCCGTGCCAGGGGGACTGCCTGGCCAGGGAGGTGCCCTGTGCGGCGGAGCGGAGCCGAACTGGTATGACAGGCAGACCAGTTCGGCCAGTGTCCGGCGGGAGGGCGGGCCGGGCGCGGGTACGGACCCGGGCCCTGGGCCCGTTTCAGGTGGCGAAGCCTCTTCGCGAGTCGTGAAACGCCTTCTTCGGACCTACCCGTCGCACGTCAGAGTGCGCCGAGCCTGCGAGCCCGGGCCGGATCCACGGCGGCGGCTTCCCAGCGGCGCACGGCGGCCTCGCGCTCGGCCTCGGCCGCATCCGCGTAGTAGCCCAGGGTGTCGTTGAGGGCGCGGCTGAGCTCCTCGATGGCCGCCAGGCGCACGTCCAGCTCCTTGTGCCGCAGCGCCGCCACGAGCCAGTCCGCCCGCCGGCGCGTGCGGTTCTCCGCCCACCACGCCGTCCACTGGCGCGGCTGCAGGCCGAAGGTGGCGCGGGTGATCTCCCGCAGCGCCTCGGCCGCGGCCTGGGCGCACATCTCGTCGTCGCTGCCGGTCAGGTTGATGAGGCCCTCGATGGCCTCCCGGTCATGCAGCGCGCCCAGCGCACGCGCCGCCAGCGAGCGCCGCAGCGGGTCGCGGTTGGCCAGCTCCTGGCGCAAGTCGCGCATCGCCGCGTCGAAGCGGGGCAGGTGCTTGAGCGCCGAGGCCGTCACGCGCGCCGCGCTGGAGATGTCCGGCTCGAGATCGAACAGGCCGCGCAGCACCCCGTCCACCAGCTCCACGTAGGGCAGGTTGCCGGCGGTCAGCAGCGCGAAGTAGCGCGTGTCCGGATCGCCCGAGTCCAGCAGGGGCGCCAGCATCTGCGCCGCGGGACGACCCAGCCGGGACAGCGCCGCGGGGATGGGACCCAGCTCGTCCGCCTCGGGCAGCTCCACCACGGGCAGGCGGCTCCAGGCCGTGGGGCCGGGGAAGTTCGCGGCGAGCACTCGCGCGCTGGCCTCGGGCGTGCGGGCCAGCTCCGCCATCGCGCTGGCGCGCTGGGCGGCGTCCGGGCCCGTGAGGCGCTTGATGAGCGGCGCGAAGTCCGGAGGCGGGCGCTCCTCGCTCATCACCTGCGGCGGCATCGTCGCGGCGCGGCCCAGCGTGCCACTGGCGCGGCCGAAGAACGGGCTCCACCCCAGGCCCGCCACCGCCGCGGGCGAGGGCACCGCCGTGCCGAACGTGGGCGTGGCCTCGGGGGGCTCCGTGGTGCCGCGCAGCTCCGTCACGCGCTGCTTGCGGAAGAGGATGAGCTCCTGGAAGGCGCTCGGCAGGTCCTGGCAGAAGAGGATGAAGTCCGACAGGCGGCGCTGGCTGATGGGCTTCTGGCCGCAGTCGCCGTACACCAGCGCCACGAGCCGGCCGCGCACCTCCACCGGGTAGAGGAAGACGGTGCGCGGCACCTGCCGGCCGAACAGCTCCACGTAGTGCTTGCTGAGCGCGTCCGGCGGCAGCGGACCGGCATAGCTGCCACGGGTGACGGCCACGGTGCGGAAGACGCTGCTGGCGTCGAGCGGGATGGACACCTGCGAGAGCGGCTCGCCCGTCATGCCATCGCCGCGCGCCTCCCAGCCTCCCGCCGCGCCGCGGAGGATGGCGAACGCGGCCACATAGTCGAACGTGCGGCGGCCGAAGCGCAGGGCCACGTCGATGAGGCGATCCCTGTCCCGGGTCGCGTCCTTCAGCGCGGCGCGCGCCTGGGCCAGCGTCCAGTCCGGCACGTCCTGGCCAGGGGCCGGCGCGGCGGGCTTCGGAGGCTGAGCCTGAGGCGCCCCGGGAGCCAGCGAGGTGATGGGGACGGGCGTGGCCACCGGAGGCCCACCCGCCGGTGCCGCTGGAGCCGAGGGAGCCGTGGGAGTCCCCGCGCGAGCCTGGGCCGCGGCGGGCCTGGGCCCTTGCGCCGCGGAGGCCGTGGGCGCCGTCGGAGCGGGGAGGGGGAAGTCCGGCTGGGTCGGCGTCCGGCGCGCGGGAGGAACGGCCGGCGCGGGATTGCTGAAGACGAGGAACTGCGGCTCCTTGGGAATGACGGGAGCGGGCGCGGGCGTGGGCGCGGAGCGCT
The DNA window shown above is from Hyalangium gracile and carries:
- a CDS encoding GspE/PulE/PilB domain-containing protein, with the translated sequence MPARLAQLLVARGLLPQETVDAALRQQQARGGLIDTALLETGKLHEADLLALLGEASGFRPVNLADFEPNAEVATFIPPKIAERLCVVPLSLDGNTLHVACGFPVPRKELDEVGFLLGKPLELWVATEARVREWVAAVYKQPLPERFANLIAILNGKPAAPAPAPAPAAAAAPSGPPPPPPEALEDDEGSLTPAMVERLARSVAAEPLPIDGKKNESAPAAAAPAPAPPAASSVPPPAYTRAPLRLNMPASAPASAAPQAPAPPQAPAQAKAPQAPSQAQANTRPAAQPPAAASVPPPAYTREPLRLNMPAPQAPVAQRPPAPPAGAATPPTPPVQPGASNPPQRSAPTPAPAPVIPKEPQFLVFSNPAPAVPPARRTPTQPDFPLPAPTAPTASAAQGPRPAAAQARAGTPTAPSAPAAPAGGPPVATPVPITSLAPGAPQAQPPKPAAPAPGQDVPDWTLAQARAALKDATRDRDRLIDVALRFGRRTFDYVAAFAILRGAAGGWEARGDGMTGEPLSQVSIPLDASSVFRTVAVTRGSYAGPLPPDALSKHYVELFGRQVPRTVFLYPVEVRGRLVALVYGDCGQKPISQRRLSDFILFCQDLPSAFQELILFRKQRVTELRGTTEPPEATPTFGTAVPSPAAVAGLGWSPFFGRASGTLGRAATMPPQVMSEERPPPDFAPLIKRLTGPDAAQRASAMAELARTPEASARVLAANFPGPTAWSRLPVVELPEADELGPIPAALSRLGRPAAQMLAPLLDSGDPDTRYFALLTAGNLPYVELVDGVLRGLFDLEPDISSAARVTASALKHLPRFDAAMRDLRQELANRDPLRRSLAARALGALHDREAIEGLINLTGSDDEMCAQAAAEALREITRATFGLQPRQWTAWWAENRTRRRADWLVAALRHKELDVRLAAIEELSRALNDTLGYYADAAEAEREAAVRRWEAAAVDPARARRLGAL